The Candidatus Zixiibacteriota bacterium DNA segment AGAAGTGAAGAAGGGCGGGATCATCATCCCCGACACCGCCAAGGAAAAGCCCCAAGAGGGTGAGGTGATGGAAGTCGGTCCGGGACGGAAGACCGATGAGGGCAAACTCATTCCCCCCGAGGTCAAGAAGGGCGACAAGGTCCTCTACGGCAAATACTCGGGGACCGAGGTGACGATCGGCAGCGACGAGTATCTGATCATGCGCGAAAGCGACATTCTCGCGGTTGTCAACTAACGTTCACACAGGGTCAAGTCCCAGTGCAAACTCGGCAACCACATGTCATTCTGAGGAGCAATGTCCGCCGGTGGCGGACATGCGACGAAGAATCTGCTTCTCGTCGTGGCGGAACGCGTAGGGGCTGGACAGCAGATCCTTCGCTTCATACCGCCCGCTTCCGCGGCCGGAATTCGCTCAGGATGACAGGCGGGGATGCCCCGTGGTGATCTTGTAGGTCAGGAGCCCGCCGGAGGCGGACAAGCCCCGTGCTCCTGACATGACCAAAACAAGAGCAATCGACAAGGAGTCATAAACCATGCCCAAGATGTTGGAGTTTTCCGGAACCGCACGCGAGAAGATGAGACGCGGCGTCGACCAACTGGCCAATGCCGTGCGCATCACGCTCGGTCCCAAGGGGCGCAATGTCGTCATCGACAAGAAGTTCGGCGCCCCGACCGTCACCAAGGACGGTGTCACCGTCGCCAAGGAAATCGAGCTCGAAGACCACTTCGAGAACATGGGGGCGCAGATGGTCAAGGAAGTCGCCTCCAAGACCTCGGATGTCGCCGGTGATGGCACCACCACCGCCACCGTGCTGGCGCAGGCGATCTACCGCGAAGGGCTGAAGAACGTCACCGCCGGTGCCAACCCGATGTCGCTGCAACGCGGTGTCCAGAAGGCGGTCGCCCAGGTCATCGAGGAGCTGAAGAAGCTGAAAGTCGATGTGCCCTCGAAGAAGGAATATGCCCAAGTCGCCTCGATCTCGGCCAACAACGATCAGGCGATCGGCGAGTTGATTGCCGACGCGATGGACAAGGTCGGCAAGGATGGCGTGATCACGGTCGAGGAGGCCAAGTCGACCGACACGACGCTGGAACTGGTCGAAGGGATGCAGTTCGACCGGGGATATATCTCCCCCTATTTCGTCACCGATCCGGAGGCGATGGAGGCGGTCCTCGAGGATCCGGTGATCCTCATCCACGACAAGAAGATCTCCACGATGAAGGACCTCTTGCCGCTGTTGGAGAAGGTTGCCCAACTCGGCAAGCCGCTGCTGGTGATCGCCGAGGACGTCGAGGGCGAGTCGCTGGCGACATTGGTCGTCAACAAGCTGCGCGGCACCCTGAAAGTCTGTGCGGTCAAGGCCCCCGGCTTCGGCGACCGTCGCAAGGCCATGCTCGAAGACATCGCGATTCTCACCGGCGGGCAGGTGGTCTCCGAGGAGCTCGGCTTCAAGCTGGAGAACACCGTGCTGTCGCACCTCGGCAAGGCCAAGCGCGTGACCATCGACAAGGACAACACGACGATCGTCGAGGGAACCGGTGCTTCCGACAAGATCAAAGGCCGCATCACACAGATCAAAAAGCAGATCGAGGAGACCACCTCCGACTACGACAAGGAGAAACTGCAGGAACGGCTGGCGAAGTTGGCCGGCGGCGTGGCGGTGATCAACGTCGGCGCGGCCACCGAAGTCGAGATGAAGGAGAAGAAGGCGCGGGTCGAGGATGCG contains these protein-coding regions:
- a CDS encoding co-chaperone GroES — translated: MNVKPLADRVVIKPLDTEKEVKKGGIIIPDTAKEKPQEGEVMEVGPGRKTDEGKLIPPEVKKGDKVLYGKYSGTEVTIGSDEYLIMRESDILAVVN
- the groL gene encoding chaperonin GroEL (60 kDa chaperone family; promotes refolding of misfolded polypeptides especially under stressful conditions; forms two stacked rings of heptamers to form a barrel-shaped 14mer; ends can be capped by GroES; misfolded proteins enter the barrel where they are refolded when GroES binds); translated protein: MPKMLEFSGTAREKMRRGVDQLANAVRITLGPKGRNVVIDKKFGAPTVTKDGVTVAKEIELEDHFENMGAQMVKEVASKTSDVAGDGTTTATVLAQAIYREGLKNVTAGANPMSLQRGVQKAVAQVIEELKKLKVDVPSKKEYAQVASISANNDQAIGELIADAMDKVGKDGVITVEEAKSTDTTLELVEGMQFDRGYISPYFVTDPEAMEAVLEDPVILIHDKKISTMKDLLPLLEKVAQLGKPLLVIAEDVEGESLATLVVNKLRGTLKVCAVKAPGFGDRRKAMLEDIAILTGGQVVSEELGFKLENTVLSHLGKAKRVTIDKDNTTIVEGTGASDKIKGRITQIKKQIEETTSDYDKEKLQERLAKLAGGVAVINVGAATEVEMKEKKARVEDALHATRAAAEEGIVPGGGVAYIRCLKALDNVKGADDDEMIGVNIIRKALEEPMRMIAENAGAEGSIVVNRVKYESAAFGYNALTDVYEDLMKAGVIDPTKVTRIALENAASIASLLLTTEAMITDKPEKKSPMPGGPGGMPGGMGGGGYDDF